DNA from Cataglyphis hispanica isolate Lineage 1 chromosome 6, ULB_Chis1_1.0, whole genome shotgun sequence:
ACCGACGCTACGACCGCAGGGCCGTAttaactatacatatatatatacaatatatacataatatatatataaaacacaaaaataatgtattaactACGAAGTTTTCTTAAATTCCCAACTGTATTTAGTTactctattaattaattaatatttttacagttaACTTTCttactaatatattaaaaaatttaatgtatacaaaACTTTAAATGTATGCGAgaactttataatttgatgtgatatttttatatatatatataaagtttcttaGTGCTACTGATGCacaagtattaaattaattagcagAATTCGCGGAATTAAATCTTTTCGTAACGAAAGAGAGTATTGATGAATACTTCTGTATTAGAAGCTGAGAGTACgaaaggaaatatattttactattctaCTCGCATACCATCGTATCGATTTCAGTTGGCCTTTTGTCCGAATGACTCTCGCATAATACGAGCATTTCTATGTCAGCTGATATTTCGCCAGGacacaagaaaatatttcttcgctTTTTTTGTGCAGTTagcattttaattgaatgcaaACAACACATCCTCACCTCTTCATATGTTTATTCAACGTAATTGAAAAGCATTTCCAACTGCATGGAGTTTTTAtgcgtagaaaaatattatctttttgtttctgaaaaaatataaaaaaatatataaataatatagaaaataaaaattaaaaaaggataaataatataaaaaaataaataatataagaaatgaaTGACAGTGTAATAGCCGGAATTAATGCAGAAATTACCAAtctgcaattattaataataacactaattattatagaattgaGCATATATGATACAAGATAAGAACACAAGATACTATCGATGCTTTATCAAATCGATTtttcatatcatttttatcttttgtcgcattgttataaattcttctataaatttgcatcattatttttatattaaaagagtatcaaatattttgaaatgtttttcagttatatatttaatatatctactaaatataataattactctatcaaaactataaaaatattgtaaaaagaataagctaaaataaatgtttcgtTTTCAAGACAATAATTAAGCagtgaaaaattcaaaatatataattccaagATATACAACTTTCGTACGATGTGTGAAgcatttaatttcttgaaaagttgaattaaattaaattaatttcgtgcGTAGATTTCTAGTATCTTTTTGCGTAAGTGATAAAATTGCAGAGAATCTTGCccgtaatattattcaatgtaCGAAACAACTGTTCGAAACGAATCATAATCGCAATCAAGCTTGCCATCATTTATATTCGTGGAAATAATCACCGGAAGATTAACACGAATGCTTGCCAGCAATACAATTTTGAGAATATGTGCCCCGGAGAATCGAGACGAAAATCAGATCAGAAAAAGTGACTCATCGAGTGATTTACGACGATCAATATCATTTCAGAGAAAAAGCTAacgatgaaaatttatttttggaaataaatgattcaaacgaaaagcgaaataaaaaggcgcttttgtattttttcaagtCTAGTAAATGACGTTaattgaagagaaaagaataattgcGTCTTGGAGAATATAACGAGTAAATTCATTCATTCGTTACATACACCTATCGCTGAACATTCGTGTATAAGACACTACAAATGAACTATAAGACACTGAGCTTCGCGATAAAATTGACGTACCTTTTATCGAGTTCAACCGTAATAATAAACGCGGCTGCCCGAATGAAAAAAAGTGGATTCGGTGAATGCATTTTGCATCTTTCCACGTGTTTCCAAAGTCCATTAAAATCCTCAAAACAtagaattgatatttatagaatacctcactttaatttttgatcgaaaagcaaaaattagattattaagattctaaaattagtttatatatagaattctaTTAacatatcttaaattaaataaacatatacatatttattttttaactgcttctttttataacattttaaaatagaattaatgaattaaatttatattccccatattacatatttagaaatttgtaTATGACAGAAAGTCACTTTTTTGCGTAAGAgatgatgttttttttatcattttataaaatttcatcgaaaatGCACGCTGATTTTTCGCTGCCGTTTCAGCTTTCATCTCCAACATTTTTcgagaaagaaacaaatttgtcaaaatgaAATTTCGTTCTCCTATATGggagaatatatttctatttctagtATATATTTCTGGTATATATGTGAAGGTCACATAAAActtacaaaagaaatttgtcgttgaaaaataatacaaactaATAAGAGAAATGAACACTCTCTGTATTACTATAATCATCTTTAGTAATAAATGGACATTTATAGTCagcaatatttgtaatttacagaaaatagACGTGAATTACAATgtgtaaagttattttaatttatcacgtGGAGAAGGAATTAGAATATagaggtaaataaaaaatgaacaaaaaaatcgaacacgagcttttttaatatcgaagcCTCGAAGAAGAAACAAAGATAAATACGTGTATTTGTTACTGGTAATGCTTTTAATGCTACCATCGGCaagtaatgaaaaatacatgtacTCGACACATATCAccgctttatttatttcgcagTGAAAATGCGAAACTATAGTCAGACAGATGTAGACATTCGTTCGTGCCATATCCCATACAGTACAGAACATTGCATAGTAATATTGCCATAACATTGATGCAATGTTCTGTGCTATATGGGACGTGACATTTTTCATACTTcacatttctgaaaaaaattgatatattattgcttCCACGTTCTGATGTTCTTGACGATGCATGATTATTAGATGTGTACAACAAAGTATgtgctatatttaataaataaatgcatataaaacaaagaaaataaagaataaacatCTTTGTTAATTCCGTTCAGAAATTACAatggtataatattatatatagattacaaacaattttcaactttttagaaaattttatgacggtgcaatttttttttctaaatatacgATTATTTGTACTTACGAAACATTACAAGTTTCTGTAGAAATTTCGtagatctttttataaaaattttgacaaacataaaaataatctgtgACTCCACTTCGAGTTGGCGACATATGAGCATAAAGGGTTGAGACTCGAAATAACAAgtgattcaaaaaatatgcgaCGCGAAGGCGCAGATGATCAAaacgtttatttataaatatattttttttcaacgtcgATTAACTATATTTATCCTCGAATCCAAAAAAAGGCAATCGCGCGCTAAATTtatgatagatatatatattttaataaatatatcttaacttttggaatttatatcgtattttactttaagaaacaaaagatGAACCGCGAAAAGCATGCCTAAAATAACCACTTCCGAAATCATCAACATCggcgaaaagagaaaaaatgaagTGTCGTcttcgcgataaaaataacacaagtTTTGCGGCACAAGAATCGGTTATACCTTAAAAACTTCAGAAACGTGGCGTCATAAAAtttgagattaaatataatttcattcttGATTATGATTTAGTTtgattacaaaaaaagatattaggTATATTACAGGATTTTCTAGGACTATCATTATTCCTTTCATTTGGGAAATctgttttaaagaattttacttTCTTCTATAGGCGCATTTAACCTTCTTTActgttcaaattaaataaactaaaattttgtgttgacaattataataatttatttaaattaacaaaaataatgagcagcaaaatataatgtattataaaaaacatatttaacaaataaaaaaattaaaaataaaaataaatacaaaaaagttttatagatttatattcacaaaatataaatctaaaatatatttgttagcttacttattcaaaaaaataaaatgaaaagtaagaaaaattaaaataaatgagtggaataaatatcaatgaattaaaataattataaatatatagatttataaatatatagatttttgattaattcaaaaagagaaagaaaattaatttatttacaaatttaatagattaaggatataaaaaaaataaaattttaaatatatttatattaaaaaataattatataaacaaaattattataattacagtattatataactatattaataacaataaaatgtgCAATAATCGTAATAATGGAAATagcaataatgaaaatataatcaagttatgaaaatatatataagattacttgtatataaaaattaatatttatattaatccttttattatatagtaataaaagaaGTATagcaataatgaaaaaattcgatttcaatgaaaatatagaagattatctgtatgcaaaaaaaaaacgtaatataagaaaaaatataaagcggaaataatttaaatgaacattaattaatgaatagtAGCTCCATCTGTTGTTGAATCGTACAATTACTTGCAACTATATTTTGAGGCTTTTATTCACATGATTCAAACTTCAGCAGTCATTGGACACGTTCAACAGAGAAAACCGCTCAGTAACACTCGAACGTGATTGGCTCTTACTTTTAGGACCAACGAATCATTGTCGAAAGTTGACAAGACGATAACTGAGCGCTTTTCACAATGCCGAACGCGACTATTGGCTACGTTCAACGTTCAATTTAGCGCCACAAGCGCCAAGATTAAAAGCACTTGATTGACTaactcaaataaaaaaatctttgctcCTTGTGTTTAgtcgaattaatataaaatataataaaaagacttgaaattacaaaaaataagcTTTATATAATCAGCCGATTTATCAaaccattaaaaataaagtaagaaaatataaaggaaaaaatatattcatacccATCGAACAAAGAGAGATGAAGTCGTAAATGTAGAAAGTGTAAAAGGAGCAAACCTGTATAAAGAGCAATGCTTCGCGTGGGATGACCAACTTTTGCaaggataaaaaagatttacgtTCCTATTAGAACtgcaaattttgtattttcttttcatcctgcctctctctttccttgcAAGAATTCTGAATACACACTTATCTCACTCTACGTGCACAGTCAAGAAGCGTAACACACAATGCTGACACAGAGACAGATCCGAGGAAAGATTCTCCGTGAACGTAGGCTTTTAACGATGGCGTTCTCGCGCACCGATTGGTTGCCGCATCGACGCGGTGAGGCGCGCACTGATTGGCCAATCACCATCGCAGGCTTCGCGATGCGTTTGACGATCACGGAGCGTCTTTTCACCGGGTTTAGTTCCTTCGGCTGTACCGTATTACGAGCGTCGCTGCAACAGCGACCTTGGCGGGAGCAACGTCTGCGATAACGGTAGGCGCCCGCAAACGCTTCGGAAAAAGGCAGCGTCGGAGGGAGCGGTGGAAAGGGgaagagggaggggggagacAGGGACAGCGCGCTTTCCGTGTCGCCCATTGTTGTCCTCGTCGCGCGTGTAATGGCCACCGTGAACATTCGTTAACGCGTCGCACGTACGGTAAGCCATATCGCGCCTCGGCCTAGCCCGTGTCACGGATAAGAGGCGCGAGTCGTGTCCGGTCGCGTATAACATCGTGCTCGGCAGTTTTATACCCGCCATCGGCGAAACGGACAGAGAGCGAGCGCGCGAGAGAGGAAGCGGGACAGAGGGTGAAAGGGGAGCGACAGAGAGAAAACGACGTACACGACGAGGAGGAGCGGCGGCGGCCGCGCGCTTCGTACCTACAGTCGCCGCAACCGCCACCGCGCCGCTCTACGCAACCGACCATGATTTGCGCGGGCCGACACTGCTGGTTGACAAGCGTGTGATTACGACGAGGTGATTATTCGCGCGCGCTCCGACCGCGTGCCGAAGCGTTGCGAGAACGCCCAGCCTTAACCATCCAATTCAAGCCAAGCCAAGCTAAGCCAAGTCAAGTCAAGCCAAGCCAAGCCAGGCAGCTAGACGGGAGTTGGGAGCGAGCGATCCGGACGCGGACAACGATTTTGGATGACGCGGTCCAACGCCGGAACCTAACGCCGGGAGGAAGCGTCTGTCGAAAACGCTTGCCGAACGCCATTGATTTCTCGCGCGAACCGACCGAGCTCTCCGCAACGACGAGAGAgcgtcgcgcgcgcggcaCAACACGAGGGGAAGAACACCCACTACTTCCCCCCGCCCCCCCGTCTTGTGTACTCGGTTCTCTTCCTTCGTAGATGTTGAACGCGAGTCGAGCGTACACAACCCGAGACCTTACGCGAGATCGTCCTCGGGGTAAGCCACCGCGCGGCATTTTGCATCATCCCCATCATGGCAACTAGAGGATCATCGGTTACCGCTCGGCAGCCGGATTTTTAACCCCGCGGCTCGTCGGACTATCACACGTGAGTATGTTTATCAGTATGTCGGAGCAGAAATTCGTTTTCGCGCGCGTCGAAACGGGAACGCGCGGATGTTCGCTACTCGATTTATTCTCCTCCCTTTCGTCTTCTTCGCATCGCACTTTCCTGCTGAGTCCATTGCGTCAAAGCCgcgtcttttctttctctcgacgTGGCTTTGATCAGAGGGTTCGTCCTCGCTTAGGGTAGAATCTCCCTAGTTGCTTCTCGCATACCTTGCACGTTTTCGCTTTTTAAGCCGATAGTTTATACAATGACTGCCTATTGATTGTGCAGGGTCAAAGGCAATACATCAATGGCCCTAGAATCAAATGGCAACAACGTGGTGTGGTTGAACACAACCCGTCCTGATCAAATACAGCAGGTATGCGTCGCGTGCAAGGCGAATTAATGACAAGCGAGGGAGCGTATATGTTTGCGAACAATGATCAAATGCTGGTTTATCtcgatttttagaaatatgtcATTTGCATTTGAGACTCGTGTTTgagatattgcaaatataagtttaatgtaatataatttttctcttattgtattttttgatattaaaatattgtctgACGAGTTATTCTGAACCAACAGAGTCAACCGATTGAGCAGCCATTGAAGTGTTCCATGTTTACTCAAACGGAGCAGACTAACAGTTTTACTCAGACAGAGCAGAGCAATTCGAGTTACGGAGATCAGAGACAGGTTTGTTTGTTATCAATTTCCTCAATGAATAAAAACTgtataatagagaaataaatttgttttttctttgctaacttttaaatgatttttttttctacagcaGCAAACAGCAATGTTTGACCCTCAACAGATCCAGCAACAGCAAGCTGCTGCGCAGGGTCAACAGTCGCAGCAGCAGCAGTCTCAACAGATGTATGTCACTGACAAAAAAGAGGACAAGTctcagcagcaacaacaatcCGCCACTTCCGAGTTCCCTTCTTCCTTCTACTACAATGTCAACATGCTGCAAAAGGTTCAAACAAACGCGGTGAGCACAATCAGTGCAATCGCCGACGACAAGGGTTGTTATCGTTTCGATGTGCAACCTGTTGGTTATAACACATTATTGAATCAGATGAGCATTGCCGCTGCCACCAATGCGACTTTCAAGTGTGACATTTGTGGATTGGTCTTTGGCCATTTGAGCCTGCTACAACATCACAAACGGATTCACAACGCGACACCCAACAGTAATCTGCCGCAACAGCCACAACAGATTGTAGTACAAGGACCGACAACAGTGACTGTCGCCACCACGCCAGAAAGACCATACACCTGTGACACTTGTGGAGCGTGTTTTGCATTACCGGGAGAATTAAAAAGTCACAAAACAAACATGCATCAGAAACCTAAGGTGCAAATATGTGAAGATTGTGGCAGTGAGGACCCATGCGAACATCATCCAACTAAAGTTAAAAAGAGTATGTCtagcaattattttcaatcataaTCAGTGTGTTTGTCTCACAGtgatattattgatttcaatGGCAATACAATGATAAAGGATTTAATTGACATTATCTtacacattaaaattattactaaaaatgtTATCGTTACaagtataatgtattataattcataCCACACTTagaatacaattatttgtgGACTTTGCTAGTTGTAATGCAAATTGTTGCTATTGTGATATCATCTATAGTAGGATATGCGAAATTTattcaacataaaaataaagatatgcatttatttgtGCAGCTATCAAACCTGGTCATCATCCTGTGAAACGGAGGGGTGTTACCAGTGTCACCAAGTGTCACAAGTGCAATGGCACtgggattatttttattggtaAATATCAGAActgctaatttttaaatgttgattGGATGCCACTTGATACCGCTGATAGGCCGAAGATGTTGCTGATAAAATGCGGCTGTTATAATTTCCTTTTAAATTCTTGAATGTGGATTCAAATTTTGATGTTGATAGAGCATATCGTCATAAACAATACGCAGGCGCGCTATTATCCGTATCAGCAACATCTTGTTCAGATTTTCGGTCATCCTTTCCCATCCATAcgtttcattattatcatgATCGTACATCGGATGATGTATGGTAGGTAAACACGACGAAAAACTAGATTCCGGAATCAGTTCCCTCGCAAAGTGTGGCGGCTGCAAGGCTACAGGCCGTATCGTCATAGGAAGTAAGTCGGACATAATTATAGTCAACACACAGAGTATGGGATCTGTTTTGATTAATGTCTCAGTAATATTGTCTTTCTTGAATAGtgacaattcaaattaattcttCGCGATATATTCAGTATTTGCAcagatttcttattatttgaatCAATAACGCGCCGACATCtatgatttatattgaaaaatattgaattacattgtacaaaaaaatatatattaaaatttaatatagattacaACAAGTTCACCGACTCTCAaactagaatttaaaaaatattaatttaaatcaatcaaaaagcttttttactagatatatttattaaaaattttcaaaatgaaaacttttgagcattttcaataaatgtatcaAAGAAATGTATACCAATGAAtctaaattgatattttctaaACATTGAGTCTGatgtttctcatttttctttaatattatttttgcttgcatgtatatttttgtagatggaaaatatattatcctcttctttttattttattattttttaatatatctttatttaatattgctatGACAAATTTCAAACTGAttgtgatcttttttttttattatttttttgttattttttcttttcttttttagtagAACTGTTGACATCTAAATTTAAGGACGTTGGCACAGAATAAAATCCCCTAAGGgacagttttataaatttatcttacatTGTAACATTTTCTGTATAGGAGATAAGCTATACTGATAAATTTCTGTTCAACCGTTTACGATTCTTTCAATTCTTTCGTGACATGGCCCATTAGAGATCATTTTTCACAGACGCGTGATAGAAACAAAGCCACAGAGTTTCATATCGCTCTCTTGTGGCGTCCAGATTTTTCTTATAGTGCACTAACTTTTACAACAGACTGCATGatcgaattttatacaataatcgttacatttaattatttcatttcacattccatatgtatatattatcccttttttgaatgtataaaaaaagtaaatactaGTATCATAAACAAATTTGCATCGCGTAGATTGatagatttttcataaatgaatTTCGAGCTTATCACTTTTTTGTAGAACTGGCCCTTTGAGGAAAACTAAAGTCTTgtctatattttcaatttcaggTGGCAAGCAAAACAGTCAGAATCAGGCGGAGAAACCATTTCACTGTAATGTTTGTGATGGTACATTTTCTCGATATTCTTCACTTTGGTCCCACAAGAGACTTCATTCAGGAGACAAACCATTTAAATGTGAAGTTTGTGGTTTAGCATTTGCAAAGGGTAAGTAAATAAAGAATTGTGTAAACCGCAAATGATAATGAGGTACACTCGTTTCTACATGTAATGACTAATCAgcttatataagtttattttatgacGAAAATTGTTATCGcgcttttttttccattagctgcctatttaaaaaatcacggACGAGTTCATACTGGCGAGAAACCATTCAAATGTAGCGTTTGTGGCATGCAATTTTCGCAAAGCCCACATTTAAAGAATCATGAACGAATTCATTCTGGAGAACGACCGTATCAATGTGAAGTTTGCGAGAAGACATTCGCCAGACATTCGACGCTCTGGAATCATAGAAGGATTCACACTGGCGAAAAGCCATACAGGTGTAACATTTGCGGTTCCGCTTTCAATCAAGCCACACACCTCAAGAATCACGCGAAAGTTCATACCGGCGAAAAGCCACACAGGTAATCTCGCTTTGGAATTTGgattgttgaaatttttgtttatatttttgattgtacaaataatcaaatattttgttccaTCAGGTGTGATATATGCGAGATCGGTTTTTCTGATCGTTTCGCGCTCAAGCGTCACCGTGCAATTCATGAAAAGTACGGTCAGACGGCGCGAAACCAAAATGCTAATAATCCGGCTAACGCACAACAAGCCAACGCAAGTAGTCAACAACAACAGCcgcagcaacagcaacagccACAGCAGGCGCAACAAGGCCAAGTCGTGGTTGTGAACGCGACCACTCCCGTCACCGTCAGCCAAGGACAAGGCCAAGTGATGCTCGATGAAGTCTACAAATGTCAGGTGGCCTTCCCAGAGCCTAAATGATTCAGCTAGAGAATACCTTTCAGGAGCTGGTAAAGAGGTTAActtttctaatcttttttttttttaacggatattaatcttgaaaaaaagcgAAATTTATGAATGTATGATATTGAGGACTAACCTAAGAAAACCAGGTGAGTCCAATATGAGTGATCGAGCAGtgcgtctcttttttttctcgtgtgCGATGACTCGAATTCTATGAAAGAATATTTGGTGGCTATCAGTAGTTTGGATATAGATatggataaaaatttcaaaaaagggaaaaatggACAAAAAGACTCTGCGACATTGCGCGAGTGAAAAATTTCGTGGAATGTGTCCTCGGAAGAGTTTGGCTCGTAATATAATCGGACGATTCCCCAACCGCCAAGATCAACGAAGCCTCTTTGTGaagtaatagaaaaatacgtctacctttatattttgtctttCGAAAAGGTGGAAGAATAATTGAATCGTATCACGCggtatatctcatatatattagttttttaaaaatgaaacggGAAATGTAATTGTATAATCGTATCATTCTTTCTTATGTGTGTAATAATCGTTAATTTGTTcctaaaaacaaaattgctaAATATTTTGCCAACATTTCATAACTCCGTAAATGGCATTGTGCAATagttttgacaaattttgcGATTAGATCGATGACAAAATGTACTTTTGAATGATTGTAATAACAAAAGATTGCGGCGGCGTGTATTTCGGCGATAAAAAGCGCAAGTAGGAggtattaagttttttttttcggcaaattaaaaatataattttaaatgaaaggaaaaaaaacatgattgcCCGTACAATGCCCAAACCTCGGCCCTTCCAATTTTCACCAATGTGAGGATAAATCATTCGCGCGTCATCTCAatgcttaaaattatatttaaagattttagtaTTGTGGaatctttattcaattttgattgtaaaaattatttgtctgaTGAGTATGAACGCGAGAATATGGATATATGAACAGAAAATTTTCAACGGCGCTTAACTGCCGGTAGTGTGGAACGGAACGACATCGCGATCTGTGCGAGCTCTCTTCCGTCCAGTCATTCGGGATCAGAAAGCATCGCATTACCGAGATGATGATAACAACGACCACGATAACAGCAGTGAAAGAATAGCGGCATCCCTATATAACTCGCTGAAGCtgcaataataatagtgaATATCGATGGACAGACTAAtccgttttataattttaagaggCCGCGaactatatgaatatattagttGATGAATAGTTACTAGTTTGTAACGACAAATAGCCGAGCTAGGACATTacctatacatataaatatataaatatatagatatacattaatttttatatccccACTTGTTAAAGCGATCCCGCACCGTCGCTACTTTTAAGTATCAAGGATCACCAAACGAATAGATTGTACATTGATAGCTCCATACATTCATGATTGGTGACTTGTGTGCTATAAAGTATACAAGTcacgttatatgtatatcgatttCAAAGCTGTTTGGATACCCTCTCGAGAGCATCGATAGATTATTCTTACAATTGTTTCGCGagaattgctttttttattgtcatttaattattgttgcaTCTTTATTTGTAAACTTATCACCAAGTTTATTATCGGGGGAGAAGGGGAAATACGTACCATCTCccttttgtataattttagaaaagattttataacgCATCGTGAAGGAAATAAACACAAGCAGCTTGAAGATTCTTCgaaaaacaattctttttatacaagatCACATTTTCGCAGAGTGTATGAGACATGTCACTATAAGTCTATGTAATTGTCAACAAATTGGCTGCTCGAGTTTTGTACGGAATTCAGAATTGGGAATATTTCTCTGTTTTactaataatttgtaaaataaagatacgcaattacataattttatttttatataatgataataccTATTACAGTATTTTTTCGATTAGATTAGAAACTTTATGTGCTGAATTTCCTATCTTTGTTTTCGATTTATTGGGATTAGAATAGAGCTGTCTAAGCCGTGACTTATGGGCCAGCAATTAATTTGTCAtcattctatattatatcttcattCGCAGTTTTTTCACAGTGCAGGAAAAACaacaattatgttataatgcATGAGATAAGCTATAATAATACGGTCGAAGACTAGAGAGAAAGTGTGATGATATATGTGCTCAAAAACTGGTCACAGATTAAATTATCACctaataataagttaaaaatatgaattatagtCAGCACATAATGTAGCATTGTAAGATTTGCTACGGAATGGCATAttttgttctctctttctatattgtgaaaaaaaagaaaaattttctgtttgaataatcttaatattttgataaaatatcgacatataaaaataagaatcaccttttagatttttttgatttttttttgcaaaaaatcgcaacaattttccttttttttcttgacattTATTGATAGAGAGAACTCACtcattctaaataattttattaaaacagaaaCGTCACTCTCTCTTCAGTATTCTATATACTCGCTACAGTAAGCGCAATCGTTTCACGCGTAAACAGTattgttacaattattaaatttctttaggAGGATGTACAGTAATGAACAAACAAATAGcgaaaaagttttgaaatgtATATCGAGAGAGGGTCACACTGAAACagctttcatatatttcacaattatCAATCGTCCTTGTATT
Protein-coding regions in this window:
- the LOC126850502 gene encoding zinc finger protein 665-like isoform X1, translated to MALESNGNNVVWLNTTRPDQIQQSQPIEQPLKCSMFTQTEQTNSFTQTEQSNSSYGDQRQQQTAMFDPQQIQQQQAAAQGQQSQQQQSQQMYVTDKKEDKSQQQQQSATSEFPSSFYYNVNMLQKVQTNAVSTISAIADDKGCYRFDVQPVGYNTLLNQMSIAAATNATFKCDICGLVFGHLSLLQHHKRIHNATPNSNLPQQPQQIVVQGPTTVTVATTPERPYTCDTCGACFALPGELKSHKTNMHQKPKVQICEDCGSEDPCEHHPTKVKKTIKPGHHPVKRRGVTSVTKCHKCNGTGIIFIGKHDEKLDSGISSLAKCGGCKATGRIVIGSGKQNSQNQAEKPFHCNVCDGTFSRYSSLWSHKRLHSGDKPFKCEVCGLAFAKAAYLKNHGRVHTGEKPFKCSVCGMQFSQSPHLKNHERIHSGERPYQCEVCEKTFARHSTLWNHRRIHTGEKPYRCNICGSAFNQATHLKNHAKVHTGEKPHRCDICEIGFSDRFALKRHRAIHEKYGQTARNQNANNPANAQQANASSQQQQPQQQQQPQQAQQGQVVVVNATTPVTVSQGQGQVMLDEVYKCQVAFPEPK
- the LOC126850502 gene encoding zinc finger protein ZFP2-like isoform X3, which gives rise to MALESNGNNVVWLNTTRPDQIQQSQPIEQPLKCSMFTQTEQTNSFTQTEQSNSSYGDQRQQQTAMFDPQQIQQQQAAAQGQQSQQQQSQQMYVTDKKEDKSQQQQQSATSEFPSSFYYNVNMLQKVQTNAVSTISAIADDKGCYRFDVQPVGYNTLLNQMSIAAATNATFKCDICGLVFGHLSLLQHHKRIHNATPNSNLPQQPQQIVVQGPTTVTVATTPERPYTCDTCGACFALPGELKSHKTNMHQKPKVQICEDCGSEDPCEHHPTKVKKTIKPGHHPVKRRGVTSVTKCHKCNGTGIIFIGGKQNSQNQAEKPFHCNVCDGTFSRYSSLWSHKRLHSGDKPFKCEVCGLAFAKAAYLKNHGRVHTGEKPFKCSVCGMQFSQSPHLKNHERIHSGERPYQCEVCEKTFARHSTLWNHRRIHTGEKPYRCNICGSAFNQATHLKNHAKVHTGEKPHRCDICEIGFSDRFALKRHRAIHEKYGQTARNQNANNPANAQQANASSQQQQPQQQQQPQQAQQGQVVVVNATTPVTVSQGQGQVMLDEVYKCQVAFPEPK
- the LOC126850502 gene encoding zinc finger protein 665-like isoform X2 produces the protein MALESNGNNVVWLNTTRPDQIQQSQPIEQPLKCSMFTQTEQTNSFTQTEQSNSSYGDQRQQTAMFDPQQIQQQQAAAQGQQSQQQQSQQMYVTDKKEDKSQQQQQSATSEFPSSFYYNVNMLQKVQTNAVSTISAIADDKGCYRFDVQPVGYNTLLNQMSIAAATNATFKCDICGLVFGHLSLLQHHKRIHNATPNSNLPQQPQQIVVQGPTTVTVATTPERPYTCDTCGACFALPGELKSHKTNMHQKPKVQICEDCGSEDPCEHHPTKVKKTIKPGHHPVKRRGVTSVTKCHKCNGTGIIFIGKHDEKLDSGISSLAKCGGCKATGRIVIGSGKQNSQNQAEKPFHCNVCDGTFSRYSSLWSHKRLHSGDKPFKCEVCGLAFAKAAYLKNHGRVHTGEKPFKCSVCGMQFSQSPHLKNHERIHSGERPYQCEVCEKTFARHSTLWNHRRIHTGEKPYRCNICGSAFNQATHLKNHAKVHTGEKPHRCDICEIGFSDRFALKRHRAIHEKYGQTARNQNANNPANAQQANASSQQQQPQQQQQPQQAQQGQVVVVNATTPVTVSQGQGQVMLDEVYKCQVAFPEPK
- the LOC126850502 gene encoding zinc finger protein 665-like isoform X5, with protein sequence MFTQTEQTNSFTQTEQSNSSYGDQRQQTAMFDPQQIQQQQAAAQGQQSQQQQSQQMYVTDKKEDKSQQQQQSATSEFPSSFYYNVNMLQKVQTNAVSTISAIADDKGCYRFDVQPVGYNTLLNQMSIAAATNATFKCDICGLVFGHLSLLQHHKRIHNATPNSNLPQQPQQIVVQGPTTVTVATTPERPYTCDTCGACFALPGELKSHKTNMHQKPKVQICEDCGSEDPCEHHPTKVKKTIKPGHHPVKRRGVTSVTKCHKCNGTGIIFIGKHDEKLDSGISSLAKCGGCKATGRIVIGSGKQNSQNQAEKPFHCNVCDGTFSRYSSLWSHKRLHSGDKPFKCEVCGLAFAKAAYLKNHGRVHTGEKPFKCSVCGMQFSQSPHLKNHERIHSGERPYQCEVCEKTFARHSTLWNHRRIHTGEKPYRCNICGSAFNQATHLKNHAKVHTGEKPHRCDICEIGFSDRFALKRHRAIHEKYGQTARNQNANNPANAQQANASSQQQQPQQQQQPQQAQQGQVVVVNATTPVTVSQGQGQVMLDEVYKCQVAFPEPK